The sequence below is a genomic window from Oreochromis niloticus isolate F11D_XX linkage group LG3, O_niloticus_UMD_NMBU, whole genome shotgun sequence.
gtcggagcagtgtgcatACTGCAtacgcgagtccgtctctcttctttgtttttggcccactttgcaccagaaagaggaacccagcggctgaacaacagcagcacgtttaagcttgataagctgttgttagaatttatttaatattactttctacttttctacgcagctgacggctggtaactgtgcaggggcggatctagcaaagtttagccaggggggccgatagggcatgaacagggaaaaagggggcacaaagacatacttttctttcttattttcatttaaaatgtctagcttttaataaataattatctgaatcttacaaccaaagttttaatctgatgtaaaatgtatagaagtccattactgtatatagtaactattaagtctaatataccctagtaagctagtactttttcctttgggaaggtaccatctgtgcagtctgcaattctgttgaagaaagatgttgaatctctttaattattcttgaaaaataattgatttctgtgcattttttttaactacatcaaattaaagttgattacgctgattaagcatcatgaggtggggggtggttctgtattttttttaaatttcttttgctgggagtttgcaaccctattagttaggttgcttaatatttccgctaagtactctttaaaataccagaatagggaggatggagtagctttaagtttattagattgatcagtgttgctgaactatgaaatattttgggtgcagtgtattttttgcacacagctataacagaatagctttagtgggggttttttaaacttgagtttgaacttatacaaaatgcagaaagatgttaaaaaaacagttttattgaaaacacactatatcggattcatatcggtatcggccgatatccaaatttatgatatcggtattggtatcagacgtaaaagtggtatcgtgccatctctaccaATAACACCTGGTGCCAATTACGtatgtctaccttaaatatggtcccataaacacaccatactgtaaaacacattaaaacctAGCAGCACATATAAGGTAACAACACAAAAGTGGCTCCTACATCAGTTTTCTTGTTCCAGTTGTCTTGTTAAATattcattaaatattttatgttttattttcaaaggtgatatataaatacatttttactaGATCCTTTTTTTACTCATCCATGTATGTGTTACTGTGAATGTGTTTCTAATTTTTACTTCTTTGAAATTTGAGGAAATAAAGTGCAAAGGCATATTAATCCACTTGTATTACTTTAGGAATGAAAATTATGCTACAAAACACGTCACAGTTTACTAGAGTAAagtgacaaaagaaaaacattttagagAAATAAAATTAACCATACCTTGACTACTGAGTTTCACTTCATCATTGGGTTCACCATTCCCTGTAGGCATGGTATAACTTTATACATAACAATGTGATGATAAATCATGTGCAAGAAATAAGCCTTTACCCCACAAGCTTACCTTGAATTCTTAACTCTACTGCATCCGAAATaactgtgtgtttatttgtgtaaaATCCACAGAAATACAGCCCAACATCAGATAAATTCACTTGCTTGATTTGAAGAAAGACAAAGGTGATGTTGGAACTCATAATAAATTGTCCATTTTGAAATCCATCACAGAACGATGCTGAGCCATGAGATCCAAACATAGAAGAGACACAAGTGGGCTTAGTTTGGTTGACCACTTTAAACCAGTCTGCCTGTGTCTGATGGTTGGAGGTGTTGGTGCACTGCAGTGTCACTTCTTCACGGGGCTGGACCTCCACAGTCTGAAACCCAGAACCTGAGACAGAGATCCAGCCTGAAACAAACACCGCAGACAAATTAGTATTGGCACAACAGAATTAAATTAACTATAATCATTTTCACAGGGttccaaaaatatttaaattctgGTAGGATCCATATCTTGGACTGAGAATCGATAGATGCCAGTACTTACAGTGAATACAGAAAAACAACGCTGTTATAACGGCGAAGCTCCCCATTGTATGCTTAATCCAGTTGCTACTCGGACATTTAGTAAACCACACAGCTATTACAAAGGCTGTTAGAGGGCGAGGTGTTTCTAGTTTTTCATCCTGTCAGTGACCTGCTAACACATTGCAGTACCTTGTCTT
It includes:
- the LOC109196228 gene encoding uncharacterized protein LOC109196228 isoform X1, coding for MGSFAVITALFFCIHCWISVSGSGFQTVEVQPREEVTLQCTNTSNHQTQADWFKVVNQTKPTCVSSMFGSHGSASFCDGFQNGQFIMSSNITFVFLQIKQVNLSDVGLYFCGFYTNKHTVISDAVELRIQGNGEPNDEVKLSSQEECNGNTKAVTVMFISMALFFMMTSAALAIKVRQLHAASKKELHLERNKMEHIFCYSKAVLQDEGSLHLNSAALWFLAKTRSRRPAIERKVETHVVYYVGR
- the LOC109196228 gene encoding uncharacterized protein LOC109196228 isoform X2; its protein translation is MGSFAVITALFFCIHCWISVSGSGFQTVEVQPREEVTLQCTNTSNHQTQADWFKVVNQTKPTCVSSMFGSHGSASFCDGFQNGQFIMSSNITFVFLQIKQVNLSDVGLYFCGFYTNKHTVISDAVELRIQGNGEPNDEVKLSSQASKKELHLERNKMEHIFCYSKAVLQDEGSLHLNSAALWFLAKTRSRRPAIERKVETHVVYYVGR